A region from the Microcella frigidaquae genome encodes:
- a CDS encoding Ig-like domain-containing protein has protein sequence MHTTAPALPVELPPHHLPIPRVLATLAVTAVVAASALVGVAAPAAAEGENVLPIAVDDAYSTSMSTQLVVANPGFLANDVDPDSTLTLLSVDSAGIAGTVFANNGGGFTYNPTPGFTGTTSFQYRAMEVGTNQFSDWATVTITVDPPVDPNTAPVTVADTYTTPYETPLVVSAAESLLLNDSDPDGDPIIALSGWAPSAGMIWPASDQGTFTFTPDPGFSGDVTFTYRAFDHKAQGNLVTVTITVLPPVEPVVNTPPVGVDDWFFVTPGQNYSLNGTAVLANDSDVDGDSITAQWVNTLPGDAVQSPNGSIAWSVPADFCGVFELQYRPFDGIESGNLTTIEFRAYSEQVDGLLDCGDPVPVLNSAPVAVDDAHSVQPGQTLTVAAVSGVLSNDSDADGDDLTATLVAAPVIGSGFVLDAAGGFSWTAPAGFCGETSFTYLAADATSESAVATVRIIASDERGEISCPDDEDGEGGPTDQPGSPTIPTLPEPTEPESPTGDPDLSEQPATPGRDSLAYTGAADVVPGIGWGGAPGPHARARAGRAAGSPEPRPRLSPVDCAGRGCSRRASPPRHVCRTPCGGARVARL, from the coding sequence ATGCACACCACCGCCCCGGCCCTCCCGGTCGAGCTTCCCCCGCACCACCTGCCCATCCCGCGCGTGCTGGCGACCCTCGCGGTCACCGCGGTCGTCGCGGCATCGGCCCTCGTCGGCGTCGCAGCACCCGCCGCGGCCGAGGGCGAGAACGTCCTCCCGATCGCCGTGGATGACGCCTACTCGACCTCGATGAGCACGCAGCTCGTCGTGGCCAACCCCGGCTTCCTCGCCAACGATGTCGACCCCGACTCGACCCTGACCCTGCTCTCGGTCGACTCGGCGGGGATCGCGGGCACGGTCTTCGCGAACAACGGCGGAGGCTTCACCTACAACCCGACGCCCGGCTTCACGGGGACGACCTCGTTCCAGTACCGCGCCATGGAGGTCGGGACGAACCAGTTCAGCGACTGGGCAACCGTCACCATCACCGTCGACCCGCCCGTCGACCCCAACACCGCGCCGGTGACTGTCGCCGACACGTACACCACCCCGTACGAGACCCCGCTCGTGGTCTCCGCGGCCGAGAGTCTGCTGCTCAACGACTCGGATCCCGATGGCGACCCGATCATCGCGCTCTCCGGCTGGGCGCCCTCCGCCGGCATGATCTGGCCGGCGAGCGACCAGGGCACGTTCACGTTCACGCCGGATCCGGGCTTCTCGGGCGACGTCACTTTCACCTACCGCGCCTTCGACCACAAGGCTCAGGGCAACCTGGTGACCGTCACCATCACGGTGCTGCCGCCCGTCGAGCCGGTGGTCAACACGCCTCCCGTCGGTGTCGACGACTGGTTCTTCGTCACGCCCGGTCAGAACTACTCGCTCAATGGCACGGCTGTGCTGGCGAACGACAGCGATGTCGACGGCGATTCGATCACCGCGCAGTGGGTCAACACACTGCCGGGCGATGCCGTGCAGTCTCCCAACGGATCCATCGCGTGGAGCGTGCCCGCCGACTTCTGCGGAGTGTTCGAGCTCCAGTACCGACCCTTCGATGGGATTGAGTCGGGCAACCTCACGACGATCGAGTTCCGCGCCTACTCCGAGCAGGTCGACGGGCTCCTCGACTGCGGCGACCCCGTTCCGGTGCTCAACAGCGCTCCCGTCGCCGTCGATGACGCCCACTCCGTGCAGCCCGGCCAGACGCTCACGGTGGCGGCGGTCTCGGGTGTCCTCAGCAATGACAGCGATGCTGACGGCGATGACCTGACCGCGACGCTCGTCGCAGCGCCGGTCATCGGCAGCGGCTTCGTCCTCGACGCGGCGGGCGGCTTCAGCTGGACCGCCCCGGCCGGGTTCTGCGGCGAGACCTCGTTCACGTACCTGGCCGCCGATGCCACCAGCGAGAGCGCGGTCGCGACCGTCCGCATCATCGCCAGCGATGAGCGGGGCGAGATCTCGTGCCCCGATGACGAGGACGGCGAGGGCGGCCCGACCGACCAGCCCGGCTCGCCGACTATCCCGACCCTCCCGGAGCCGACCGAGCCGGAGAGCCCGACGGGTGACCCCGACCTCAGCGAGCAGCCCGCCACCCCCGGTCGCGACAGCCTCGCCTACACCGGTGCGGCCGACGTGGTGCCCGGTATCGGCTGGGGGGGCGCTCCTGGCCCTCATGCTCGGGCTCGGGCTGGTCGCGCCGCGGGTTCGCCAGAGCCGCGGCCGCGCCTGAGCCCGGTCGACTGCGCGGGGCGGGGATGCTCGAGACGGGCATCCCCGCCCCGTCACGTCTGCCGGACCCCGTGCGGTGGGGCTCGGGTCGCGCGGTTATAG